The following coding sequences lie in one Silene latifolia isolate original U9 population chromosome 5, ASM4854445v1, whole genome shotgun sequence genomic window:
- the LOC141655570 gene encoding uncharacterized protein LOC141655570: MACSNKLSTVDNLKRRGMSMANRCVLCAAAGEDVQHLFFDCSYSLQVWTAVNSRMSLDLPSNLGHLVKWLKERNKGRAKDKVKRRVAFVCALYTIWKEMNKRIFRGQSTSVYTLSSRICYDITTIMYHHMVGF, encoded by the coding sequence ATGGCATGTTCAAACAAGCTCTCTACAGTGGACAATCTGAAAAGACGTGGTATGAGTATGGCTAACCGTTGTGTGCTGTGTGCGGCTGCTGGAGAAGATGTTCAACATCTATTTTTCGACTGCTCTTACTCTTTGCAGGTTTGGACTGCGGTTAACAGCAGGATGTCTTTGGACCTGCCTTCTAATCTAGGTCACCTGGTGAAATGGCTTAAGGAAAGAAACAAGGGGCGTGCTAAAGACAAAGTGAAAAGAAGGGTTGCTTTTGTGTGTGCTCTTTACACAATTTGGAAGGAAATGAACAAGCGCATCTTTAGAGGGCAGAGTACCTCTGTTTACACTCTTAGTTCTCGCATTTGTTATGATATTACAACCATAATGTATCATCATATGGTAGGCTTCTAG